The following nucleotide sequence is from uncultured Roseateles sp..
TACAGCAACCCCATCTTCATCGAAGTGCAAGGCGCACAGATGGTGGCCGGGGTCAAGTAAGCCCAGTCCTGACTGAAAGAGAAAGGGCGCCGCGCGAACCATCGCGCGGCGCATTTCTTGTTTGCGGCATCTGTTCGGGATGCCGACTGCCGTTCACAAGCACCACCATGTCCGCCATCCTTCCCGACTCTCCCCGCAAGACCGCTTCAATCCAGACCGGTCCGGCCACCGCCCGTTGGCCGCAATGGCTGCGCGAGCCGCTGCTGCACTTTGCCGTGCTGGGTGCGCTGCTGTTCATCGCCGACCACTACCTGGTCACCCGCGCAGACGACCCGGGCACCATCGTCATCGGCGCCGAGGTCGATGCCGAAGCCCGTCAGACCTTCAAGGCCTCGCGCGGCGTGGACCCCACCCCAGCCGAGCTGGAGGCGCTGCGCCGCGTGTGGCTGGACAATGAAGTGCTCTACCGCGAGGGCCTGGCCCTGCAGGTGGACAAGGGCGACACCGCCATCCGCGAGCGGGTGATCTTCAAGGCGCTAAGCGTGGTCGATGCCAATGTCAAGCTGCCTGCGTACGACGACAAGCTGCTGCGCAGCTGGTTCGAGGCCCACCGCGACAGATATGACGACCCCGCACGCTACGACTTCCAGGAAGCGGTGCTCGACGGTGACTCAAGCGAGCCGGCCGTGCGCGCCTTCGTGGCCGCGCTGAACAGCGGCACGCCAGGCGACGCCAAGGCCGGCCTGCGCGTGTTCAAGAACCGCCCCCATGCCAATCTGGTGCAGAGCTACGGCCCCGAGTTCGCCGAGGCGCTGAAGGAGGCGCCCGTCAACGAGTGGCGCGCCCAGCCCACGCGCGACGGCTGGCGCGCCATGCGGCTGGACGCCACCACTCCGGCCAAGCCCGGCGTGTTCGAGGCGCTGCGCGGCGTGGTGCTGCAAGACTGGACGGACGCCACCCTGTCCGAGCAACGCAGTGCCGCCGTGCGCGCGCTGAGCAAGAAGTACACCATCAAGACCGAGGCGGCGCAGAAATGAAGCTGCGCACCTGGCTGCTGAGCACATTGGCCCTGCTGGCTGGTCTGATGTCGACCACCGCGTCGGCCCACGAAATGAGCATGGCCGAGATGCAGCTGCGCGAAACCTCCCGCGGCGATTTCATCTGGCAATGGACGGCCAGCGAGAAGCGCGCGGCGGCCGACGTCCTGACCCCCGTATGGCCCGACAGCTGCCGTGCCGAGGGCGGTGCGCTGCACTGCGGCGAGGCCGGCCTGCAGGGCACGCTGTCCATCGAGGGCGTGGGCAAGGGCTATTCGGCCGCCCTGGTCAAGGTGTACTGGCTGGACGGGCAGAGCCGCGTCTACACACTCACCGCCGGCCAACCCACGGTGCACCTGTATGGCTCGGCAGACGACAGGCGCGGCCTGGGCGAGATTGCCATCGCCTACACGGCGCTCGGTGTGGAGCACATCCTCAGCGGCGTCGACCACCTGATGTTCGTCATCGGCCTGCTGTTCCTGGTGGGCTTCCGGCGCCGCCTGGTGTGGACCATCACCGCCTTCACCGCCGCGCACAGCCTCACGCTGGCCAGCAGCGCTCTGGGCTGGCTGGTGCTGCGCCCGCCGCCGGTGGAAGCCACCATCGCGCTGTCCATCGTGCTGGTGGCCGGCGAGGCGCTGCACCAGCGCCAGACGCTGGCGCGGCGCTGGCCGGCGCTGATCGCCTTTCTGTTCGGACTGGTCCATGGCCTGGGCTTCGCCGGGGCGCTGAAGGAGATCGGCCTGCCCGAGAACCATCTGCTGGTGGCCCTGCTCACCTTCAACGTCGGCGTGGAAATCGGTCAGCTGATGACCGTGGGCGCCGCCTGGCTGCTGTGGCGCCTGGCGGCACGCTGGCCCCGGCTGGCGAGTGCGCGCACGGCCATCCTCTACCTGATCGGCACCCTGGCGGCCTACTGGTCCTGGCTGCGCGTTGCGGCCATCTTCGGCTGAAGGAACACCCACCATGGATGAAGTCATCAGCCTGTTCCCCACGCCGTTCCTGCGGGCGCCGGGCGCCCTGCCCCAACCCCTGGTGAATGCGCTGGTGGCCCACTTCAGTGCCCTGGCGGTGCAGGACAACAACGCCTCTGCCCGGCTGTCGCACACGCAGATGCTCAAGCCCGGCGACAGCCCGCTGCTGGTGGACGTGGCCCAGCTCGTCACGCCCAAGCTGTCGGAGTTCGGCGCGCTGATGTTCGGCGAGCGCATGGGCTGGTCCATCAAGGAGATGTGGGTCAACGTACTGGAGGAAGGCGGTCACCAGGCCATGCACAACCATGCCAACAGCTTTGCCTCCGGTGTGGTCTACCTCACGCCGACGCACGCTTCGGCCCGCACCGTGTTCATGAAAAGCCCAGGCGGCAGCGACTTCTCGTTCAAGAACGACCACGCCGGTGTGGTCACCGGCCCTTTCAACGCCGAGAAGTGGATCAGTCCTGACCCCGCCCCCGGAGACCTGGTGCTCTTCCCCAGCTATCTGATGCATGCCGTGCCGCCCAACGCCGGCGGGCGGCGCATCAGCCTGGCTTTCAATGCCATCCCGGCCCGGCTGGAGTCCTGGGGCTACAGCGTCGGGTTTTCGGGCTGACACGGTGCTGAGCAAGCACTGCCCCTTGCCCCCGGCCGCCTTGCCGGCCGTGGACTGGCGCCGGCACATCGCGCTGGCACTGATGGTGGCCTCCGGCTTTGCCGGTCTGGGCTACCAGATCGTCTGGACGCAACAGAGTGCCGTCTGGCTGGGCCATGAATCCGCCGCCGTGCTGGCGGTGGTGGCCGCCTTCTTCGGCGGTCTGGCGCTAGGCGCGCTGGCGCTGGGGCCAGGTATTGAGCGCAGCGCACGCCCGGTGCGCTGGTACGCCGTGTGCGAGCTGGTGATTGCGTTGTGGAGCCTGGTGCTGGCACTGCTGATGCCGGTGTTTGGCGCTGGCATGCTGGACCTCGTGGGCCTGCAGCCTTCCGCTGCCTGGCAGTGGGGCCTTGCCTTCTGCGGGACATTTCTGCTGTTGTTGCCGGCCACCGCTGCCATGGGAGCAACCTTGCCCGCCATGGAGCGCGTGCTGGCGGGCACGCAGCAGCGATCGATTGCCGCGCTGTACGCCGGCAATACCTTAGGCGCCGTGCTGGGTGTGTTGTCCACGGCATTCTGGCTGGTGCCGACCCTGGGCCTGGCGCACACGGCAGCCCTGTGCGGCGGCTTGAATGCGCTGTGCGCCGCTGCGGCCCTGGCCACCTTCCCCCGCGAAACGGTGCCAGGCCAGGTCGCCGTCGTTTCCGCCGCTGCCCGCGGTGTGCTGTTGCGTCTGACCGCCACCGGCCTGCTGGGCATAGGCTACGAGGTGCTGGTGGTGCGTGTGCTCAGCCAGGTCGCAGAAGACACGGTCTACACCTTTGCGCTGCTGCTGGCGGTGTACCTGGTGGGCAGCGCGCTGGGCGCGGCAGCCTACCAGCGCTGGCTGGCGCGCGGGCAGGATACCGCTCGACTCGGCGACCTGCTGCTCTGCGCGCTGGCCCTCTCCTGCCTGCTGGGCATTGCCAGCCTCTGGGGGGCGGAGCACATTCGCGCGCAGGTGGAAAGCTCGAGTGGCGGCATGGCCGGTGCGCTGCTGGCCGAGGCCGCACTGGCGCTGGCGGCCTTCGGCCTGCCCACGCTGGCCATGGGTGCGATGTTCAGTCAGCTGAGCTCACGCGCCAGCGCTGCCGGCCTGAGCTTCGGCCAGGCGCTGGGCGCCAACACGCTGGGCGCAGCGGCGGCACCACTGCTCTTCGGCG
It contains:
- a CDS encoding peptidylprolyl isomerase, with protein sequence MSAILPDSPRKTASIQTGPATARWPQWLREPLLHFAVLGALLFIADHYLVTRADDPGTIVIGAEVDAEARQTFKASRGVDPTPAELEALRRVWLDNEVLYREGLALQVDKGDTAIRERVIFKALSVVDANVKLPAYDDKLLRSWFEAHRDRYDDPARYDFQEAVLDGDSSEPAVRAFVAALNSGTPGDAKAGLRVFKNRPHANLVQSYGPEFAEALKEAPVNEWRAQPTRDGWRAMRLDATTPAKPGVFEALRGVVLQDWTDATLSEQRSAAVRALSKKYTIKTEAAQK
- a CDS encoding HupE/UreJ family protein, which translates into the protein MKLRTWLLSTLALLAGLMSTTASAHEMSMAEMQLRETSRGDFIWQWTASEKRAAADVLTPVWPDSCRAEGGALHCGEAGLQGTLSIEGVGKGYSAALVKVYWLDGQSRVYTLTAGQPTVHLYGSADDRRGLGEIAIAYTALGVEHILSGVDHLMFVIGLLFLVGFRRRLVWTITAFTAAHSLTLASSALGWLVLRPPPVEATIALSIVLVAGEALHQRQTLARRWPALIAFLFGLVHGLGFAGALKEIGLPENHLLVALLTFNVGVEIGQLMTVGAAWLLWRLAARWPRLASARTAILYLIGTLAAYWSWLRVAAIFG
- a CDS encoding putative 2OG-Fe(II) oxygenase — protein: MDEVISLFPTPFLRAPGALPQPLVNALVAHFSALAVQDNNASARLSHTQMLKPGDSPLLVDVAQLVTPKLSEFGALMFGERMGWSIKEMWVNVLEEGGHQAMHNHANSFASGVVYLTPTHASARTVFMKSPGGSDFSFKNDHAGVVTGPFNAEKWISPDPAPGDLVLFPSYLMHAVPPNAGGRRISLAFNAIPARLESWGYSVGFSG